The following proteins come from a genomic window of Salvia hispanica cultivar TCC Black 2014 chromosome 4, UniMelb_Shisp_WGS_1.0, whole genome shotgun sequence:
- the LOC125185570 gene encoding uncharacterized protein LOC125185570 — protein sequence MKLVWSPETASKAYIDTVKSISTMQCELSHESSLAELISAMAAGWNAKVVVETWSRGGVVETSIGLAVATQHSGGRHICVVPDKESMAEYKDAMAQSGRMADEVIVEGAMGGLEGIDFLVVDCRRDEFARMIRAAKLGERGAVLICKNATSDLSWRAMLRRESRVMRSVFLPVGDGVGIAHVVGGTSAGTKGRSRWIKGIDQKSGEEVIFRN from the coding sequence ATGAAGCTAGTTTGGTCGCCGGAAACAGCATCCAAGGCCTATATTGATACCGTAAAATCGATTAGTACGATGCAGTGTGAGCTTTCACATGAATCGAGCCTGGCGGAACTCATTTCTGCCATGGCGGCCGGATGGAATGCGAAAGTAGTCGTGGAGACATGGTCACGGGGAGGCGTTGTTGAAACGAGCATTGGCCTCGCTGTGGCGACTCAGCACAGCGGGGGCAGGCATATTTGTGTAGTCCCAGATAAGGAGTCGATGGCGGAGTACAAAGACGCCATGGCTCAGTCGGGACGTATGGCCGATGAGGTTATAGTTGAGGGAGCCATGGGGGGATTGGAAGGGATAGATTTTCTAGTTGTTGATTGCAGGAGAGATGAGTTTGCGAGGATGATTAGGGCTGCTAAATTAGGAGAGAGGGGGGCTGTTTTGATATGCAAGAACGCTACCTCCGACCTCAGCTGGCGGGCCATGCTCCGGAGGGAGTCGAGGGTCATGCGGTCGGTGTTTCTGCCGGTCGGGGACGGCGTCGGCATCGCTCATGTGGTGGGTGGGACCTCAGCCGGAACAAAGGGTCGAAGTAGGTGGATCAAAGGTATCGATCAGAAATCAGGGGAGGAAGTTATCTTTCGGAATTGA